One Fundulus heteroclitus isolate FHET01 chromosome 1, MU-UCD_Fhet_4.1, whole genome shotgun sequence genomic window carries:
- the LOC118563424 gene encoding uncharacterized protein LOC118563424 produces MAQIAAEAKLPAIKHLHSQLSSQGGTAARGCQINLSKDPEPVNTAPWPKRWGKIGTQNCSVLKCVGGKSLSRPQLLSTVCSVRAVELTVKERNSRGPQEQDRASSQLGRRLRCDHHPIGGATPPLSCLLLPPSKPCPVTDEPSDSRTQQPAIEHSPVICQCPWWRFTLSRAPRVARTFTHTLALSHFTSIGGIGARNASSCLGNASDTCCRCLCVPRLCFCKSLVRFVQNARYLRATPQIDCPFLPCLLPPPLSLSSLMDGQIMYIQSSSAPDAVRGCDKSPGREPSRAERRNGVTKRTRHLENTQKKKNAPASRAAYNVCTAPRAHVCVCVLFVENKHTPYTLPFLLLCGLTVQNQWLLHSTPANIDDENE; encoded by the exons ATGGCTCAGATAGCAGCTGAAGCTAAATTGCCCGCCATAAAGCATCTGCACTCGCAGCTTAGCTCTCAGGGCGGGACTGCTGCAAGGGG CTGCCAAATTAATCTCAGCAAAGATCCAGAGCCCGTCAACACAGCGCCATGGCCAAAAAGATGGGGAAAGATAGGGACACAGAACTGTAGTGTACTCAAGTGTGTGGGGGGGAAATCCCTCTCTCGCCCACAACTCCTGTCTACAGTGTGCTCGGTCAGAGCCGTGGAGCTGACTGTGAAGGAGAGGAATTCCAGGGGACCACAGGAGCAAGACAGGGCCAGCAGCCAGCTTGGCAGGAGGCTCCGGTGTGATCATCATCCCATAGGAGGAGCGACGCCCCCTCTCTCCTGCCTCCTCCTGCCTCCCAGCAAGCCGTGCCCCGTGACAGATGAGCCCAGTGACAGCAGGACGCAACAACCTGCAATTGAACATTCTCCTGTGATCTGTCAATGTCCGTGGTGGCGTTTCACTCTCAGCAGAGCGCCTCGGGTCGCGCGTACCTTCACGCACACCCTTGCATTAAGTCATTTCACAAGCATCGGAGGAATCGGAGCCAGGAACGCCTCCTCGTGCTTGGGAAATGCCTCGGATACCTGTTGCAGGTGTCTGTGCGTGCCCCGTTTGTGTTTTTGCAAGAGCCTTGTGCGCTTCGTCCAAAATGCACGATATCTGCGGGCGACTCCTCAG ATCGACTGCCCGTTTCTGCCTTGCCTTCtaccccctcctctctctctctcatcgctgatggatggacagatcaTGTATATCCAATCTAGCAGTGCTCCTGATGCGGTTAGGGGCTGTGACAAGTCTCCAGGCAGGGAACCGAGCAGAGCGGAGCGAAGGAACGGGGTGACGAAGAGGACACGACATCTGGAGAACACGCAGAAGAAAAAGAATGCACCAGCGAGCAGGGCTGCATATAATGTCTGCACAGCGCCTCGagcacatgtgtgtgtgtgtgttttatttgtggaaAACAAACATACACCCTACACTCTGCCCTTTCTGCTACTGTGTGGGTTGACAGTTCAGAATCAGTGGCTCCTGCACTCCACACCAGCCAATATAGATgatgaaaatgaatga